The sequence AAAATACTTAAAAGCCAGTGCAGTGGTAAGCTCGAAGAACGAGGGTTTGATGGGCTCGAAGAAACTCTTCTCCTTCTCCACAAAGTCGATCACGTATTCCTCGCTGATGGGTTGACCGTTTACGCGGATGCGCTCGCTGAAGTCAACCAGATGTGGCGATGTGTACAAACCTACGCGATAGCCACACATCTGTAAAATAGCAGAAAGCGTGTGAGCACACGACCCCTTTCCGTTAGTACCAGCCACATGAATAGTAACATACTTTTGATGTGGATGACCGAAATGTTTGTCGAGTGCATGACTGTTTTCCAGTCCTTCCTTATATCCGCCTGCTCCCTGACGCTCGAACATGGGTAGCTGACTGTAAAGGTATTCACACGTTTCCTGATAAGTCATAGCTTTATACCTTATTATATATTAATTAAAGTAATTCTTGAATTTCTGGAAGATCGAGTCGCGTGTCTGCTTGTCGCCCTTGAAATTGTCGCTGTCCTTGAACTGCTCAATGGCATGCTTCTCCTCCTTACTCAAGGTCTTAGGCACGTAAACGCTGATGTTAACCACCAGGTCGCCACGACCGCTACCATAGCCCTGAACCACGGGCAATCCCTTACCGCGCAGACGCAAGGTCTTACCAGGCTGGGTTCCATTCTCGAGTTTTACCTTGAGCTTGGTTCCCTCGATGGTAGGAATCTCAATCTCGCCTCCAAGTGCAGCTGTTGGGAAATCGAGCAACAGGTTGTAAATCAAATCGTTACCATCACGTATAAATGTCTCGTGTGGCTCCTCGGCGATAAACACCTGTATGTCGCCCGATGTACCGTTGTGCTTGCCGGCATTACCCTTGCCAGGCACGTTTACAACCATACCCTCGGCTACGCCAGCTGGGATGTTAATCTCTACAACCTCTTCGCCCTTCTCAACGCCTGTGCCGCCGCAGTGCTTACACTTGTTCTTAATTACCATGCCTTCGCCACCGCAAGTGGGGCAAACGCTCTGCTGCTGCATCATACCGAAGATGCTCTGGGTGGTATGAGTGATGTAACCCTGACCGTGACAGGTGGGGCACTGCTCCTTCTGACTGCCAGCCTCGGCACCAGTACCGCTACAATGTGGACAAGGGATATCCTTGCGAACCTTGAACTTCTTGGTAACACCAGTATTAATCTCCTCGAGTGTAAGTTTCACCTTCAGGCGCAGGTCGCTGCCGCGATGCTGCTGTGGGCGACGCTGTCCACCGCCAAAGCCACCAAAGCCGTGACCGCCGAAGATATCGCCGAACATCGAGAAGATATCGTCCATGTTCATATTGGTCTCGAAGCCACTGAAACCGCCGAATCCGCCGCCCATGTTAGGTCCGTCGAATCCGAACTGGTCGTACTGCTGACGTGTCTTTGGGTCGTGCAGCACATTGTATGCCTCGGCCGCCTCCTTAAATTTCTCCTCGGCTTCCTTGTCGCCAGGATTACGGTCGGGGTGGTACTTAATGGCTATCTTACGATACGCTTTCTTAATTTCGTCTTCTGTGGCGTCTTTTTGCACGCCCAGCACCTCGTAATAATCTCGTTTCTGTGCCATTTAATTGTCAATTATCAATTATCAATTGTCAATTTTCACTGTCCAACTGCCACTTTGGCGTGGCGGATTACTTTGTCGTTCAGTTTATATCCCTCCTGCAGGCAGTCGATAACCTTACCTTTCTTGTCGTCGCCCATACCAGGAACCATCGCTACGGCCTCGTGCAGGTCGGTGTCAAAGTCGGCATCCTTGGTCTCAATCTTGCTTACGCCCTGACCTTCGAGAGTCTTTACGAACTTGTTGTAAATCAGTTCCACACCCTCGCGCAGTACCTGTGGGTCGTCGGTCTTGGCGCCATTGGCAATGGCACGCTCCATATCATCGAGTACAGGCAGAATGGCCGAGATAACCTTCTCGCCACCGTTCAGAATCAGCTCGGCACGCTCTTTCAGTGTGCGCTTGCGGTAATTCTCAAATTCGGCAGCCTTGTAGAGCAACTGAGTCTTCAGCTCCTCTATTTCCTGCTGGGCTTTTGTCAGAGGGTCAACCTCTTCTTCTTCCTTAGCAGCCTCGTCGGCAGCAGCCTCCTGATTCTCGGTTGCCTCTGCTGTCTCTTTTTCAGTGTCTTCAACGGGAGCCTCGTTCAGGTTCTCCTCGTTTTCGATGTTGATATCTTTTTCTGTCATAATAGCGTTGTTTAAAGTTTCTGCTTGTCGTATTGCAAAAACCGTGCCTAATTATCAATTATCAATTATCAACTGTCAATTTTTACACGTACAT is a genomic window of Xylanibacter ruminicola 23 containing:
- a CDS encoding nucleotide exchange factor GrpE; this translates as MTEKDINIENEENLNEAPVEDTEKETAEATENQEAAADEAAKEEEEVDPLTKAQQEIEELKTQLLYKAAEFENYRKRTLKERAELILNGGEKVISAILPVLDDMERAIANGAKTDDPQVLREGVELIYNKFVKTLEGQGVSKIETKDADFDTDLHEAVAMVPGMGDDKKGKVIDCLQEGYKLNDKVIRHAKVAVGQ
- the dnaJ gene encoding molecular chaperone DnaJ, which translates into the protein MAQKRDYYEVLGVQKDATEDEIKKAYRKIAIKYHPDRNPGDKEAEEKFKEAAEAYNVLHDPKTRQQYDQFGFDGPNMGGGFGGFSGFETNMNMDDIFSMFGDIFGGHGFGGFGGGQRRPQQHRGSDLRLKVKLTLEEINTGVTKKFKVRKDIPCPHCSGTGAEAGSQKEQCPTCHGQGYITHTTQSIFGMMQQQSVCPTCGGEGMVIKNKCKHCGGTGVEKGEEVVEINIPAGVAEGMVVNVPGKGNAGKHNGTSGDIQVFIAEEPHETFIRDGNDLIYNLLLDFPTAALGGEIEIPTIEGTKLKVKLENGTQPGKTLRLRGKGLPVVQGYGSGRGDLVVNISVYVPKTLSKEEKHAIEQFKDSDNFKGDKQTRDSIFQKFKNYFN